The genomic region CCGCGGGCGCCGGGCCGGGACCCGCGACCGAGGCGAACCAGGTCGAGGGGCCGCTGCCGAGCACCTTCAGGACATCGCCGCCCGGGGTGTCCCGGTCGTCGAACCGGTGGTAGCGCCTGAGCCAGGACTCGTCGCAGGTACGGGAGAGCGAGACCCGGGAGACGTCCGTGTCCAGATCACCGATCGGGGCCAGCGCGCCGATCCGGACCAGCGCGCTCACCTCACGGGTCCAGCCACGCTGCTCCAGACCGGCGGCCAGCAGTTCCTGCGTGCCCTCGTTGCCCGTCGCCAGCTGGACGTACGCGGGCAGACCCCGGGCCGCGTACCACTCCCGTGCGTACTCCAGCGCGTCGTCCAGCGGACGGCCCGGATCGCCCAGCGGAAGCACGGAGTTGGCGCGGCGGGTGAATCCGGACGCCGCCCGGAGCTCCCACTCGCCCAGCCGCTCGCTCTCCACCGGCTGCCAGGCGCGGGCAGTGGCCCGCGCCAGCTCGGCGAAGGTGGCCGAGGGGCCGCGCCTGCGGGCGGGCGCGGCCGGTACCGTCTTCCCCGCGACGAGGGCCGACTCCGGGATGCGTACCGACACGCCCGATCTCTGTGTGACGGACAGCACACCGGAATCCCATGATGTGAGAACGCCCACCGTGTCCGTGTACTTCTCACCTGGTGGGGCCTCATCGGTCAGCTGCCTGACTGATACCCGTTTGCCCACGTCATCGGGTGTAATTCGGACCTCAAGCCGTCCGCCGGTAGTGAATTCCACAGCTCTCTCCGCCCCTCCTGTTCGGATCGCGCCCAGGAACGGAGATACTAGGTGCGGGCATCGACGACGCCGCGCTCCCGCGCAGAGCAGCCCTACCGAGGAGGAACGACAG from Streptomyces sp. NBC_01267 harbors:
- a CDS encoding GNAT family N-acetyltransferase; the encoded protein is MEFTTGGRLEVRITPDDVGKRVSVRQLTDEAPPGEKYTDTVGVLTSWDSGVLSVTQRSGVSVRIPESALVAGKTVPAAPARRRGPSATFAELARATARAWQPVESERLGEWELRAASGFTRRANSVLPLGDPGRPLDDALEYAREWYAARGLPAYVQLATGNEGTQELLAAGLEQRGWTREVSALVRIGALAPIGDLDTDVSRVSLSRTCDESWLRRYHRFDDRDTPGGDVLKVLGSGPSTWFASVAGPGPAPAAIGRCVVDGRWAGFMAIEVAPAARRRGLASTVMAALARKALDEGASAAWLQVEEENAGARALYDGMGFRTHHSYHHYRQTSAAA